In the Enterococcus rotai genome, TTGACATACTATCACCTCGTTAAGAAAAGCAGAAGGACTACTTCCTTCAGTTCTTCTCAGAACTGGCTATCTATTTAGGCGTACACAAAAAGACCCATACGCTGAAAAATCAAAGCCAATCCTGAAAATCTGCACACTGCTCCCTTGATGATTCTTCAGGTTACAGTCTGAATGCAGCTTCAACAAATGGACTTAATTTTTCAACGCACGGATCCCTCACTTCGTTTTTAATTGCATTCACTATATCATGCTGCTTTTAGTTTTGTCAACAACCATTTATCGCACTGCATCAGGAGACTAGTAAAATGAAAGGAGTAACGTATAATAGATTTTATATAAATTGAATTTGTTTTGTACAGTTTGGAGGAACCAATTTGAAAAAAATACTCTGTATTCATGCCCACTTTTCTAATATTCCTTATTTAACACAACTATTTCAAGATAAACCGACGATTGTGTTGGAACATTATGTTATACCTGATTTTCTGGAACAGATCACCACAAAAAGTTTGATACATTTTATTGAAGAAAAAACAACAGAAGCAGTTATCGGCATCCTTATTACCTGCACGATGTATTCTAATTTGGTCAAGCCAAACGTCATCAATCATGTACCCGTGATGCGGGTAGAAGACCCGCTTGTTGCTCATATTGTGACGAATCCTCACAAAAAAAAGTTGGTGTTTTCAAACCCTAAAACAGTGGATCAGACGGTGAATAAAATTGAAACTCTTTACAATGAAAAAAGTTTAGCACTTGATTATGAGGTTTTCATTGTTCCAAATGCCTTTGACTTGATTCTAACAAACCAGAAAACAGCTTATCAAAAAGCCTTATTTGAGTATTTATTCTCAATGAACAATACGTTTTCAGGCGATATTTACTTAATGCAACTTTCCATGTCGATCCTCTCAAAAGAACAGCTAATGACTCTTGATTATTCCGTATTCACGATCCTAGATTCTTTAGATGCAAGGATAAAAAACAATTTTAACTATAATTAGTCGTTATTGAATAAAAATTTTCACTTTTATCCATTGATTGTTATTATTTTTGAAAAAAAACTGTCAATCTCTCTGTTATCACTCTTTCCTGCTTCATTATCCTTTATACTATAGTGGATCGGATTAATAAAATAGTTACTGTATTTGATAGAAAGGGAGATTTTATTATGAAAATTGAACACATAGGTTTGTGGGTCAAAGACTTAGAAAATATGCGTACATTTTACGAAACCTATTTTAATGCAACGGCTTCTGAGCTTTATCACAACACAAAAACAAGTTTCCATTCTTATTTTTTAACGTTTGCGGATGGCGCTAGGCTTGAAATCATGCAACGAGAGGATGTTATAGATCGTAATTTAGAGAACGAAATGCTTGGATTTGCTCATTTAGCGATTTCTTTAGGCACTAAGGATAACGTTGATAATCTCACCAACATATTAGTGATGGAAGGCTATACGCTATTAAGTCCAGTTCGGACTACTGGAGATGGCTATTATGAATCTGTTATTGCGGATCCAGAAGGAAATCGTTTAGAATTAACTGTTTAAAATCAAGGATAGACGGAGGAAATACGATGGATGTAAAAGCGATAGTTTTAGATATTGATGGGACACTTTTGAATGATGAAAAAAAACTGACTAGGCAAACCAGAACAGCGTTGATCGATGCGCAAAAAAATGGCATTAAAGTCATTCTTGCCTCAGGCAGACCAACTCCTGGTATGCTGAAATATGTTGAAGAATTAGAGATGGATCGCTATAATGGTCTGCTTGTTTCTTATAATGGGGCCCATGTCCTTGATGTAAGTACTCAAAAAGAACTATTCAGCCAACCCCTTTCGATCGAAAGTAGTAAAAATATATTAGAGCATCTTAAACAATATGATGTAAAACCAATGATTGCTAAAGACGACTATATGTATGTCAATAATGTCTTTGATGGGATGTTGGATCTAGGCTCAGCGGATGGGCTGTTCAACATTATCGAATACGAATCGCGTGGCGGTAATTTTCAATTATGTGAAAAAGATGATTTAGCGGCTTTTGTTGATTTTCCTTTACACAAAATTTTGGTTGCTGCTCAACCTGAGTATTTACAAGAACACTGGCAAAAAATTCTTGCACCGTTTGAACAAACCGTTAGCGGGATGTTTTCAGCACCAATGTATTTTGAATTTACGGATCAGGGTATTGATAAGGCCAATGCTTTAGAGCAAACATTAAAACCTTTAGGCATCCATGAAGAACATATCATTTCATTTGGCGATGGACATAACGATTTGTCCTTGATTAAATATGCTGGAATGGGGATAGCCATGGGGAATGCGGTCGATGAGTTGAAGAAAGCTGCAGATAAAATCACATTATCTAATAATGAAGATGGCATAGCGAAAGCCTTAGCTGACTTACTATAAATAAAAAAGATCAGGAGAAAATCATCCTGATCTTTTTTATTTCCCACACCTGAACAATAATCAGTTATAATGCATATATACAACCCTAACTGAAAGGTGTTTATCGAATGAATTTAATCGTAAAATTGAAAAAACTAGAGCGACTTACCACAAGTGAACAAGCACTTGTTGACTACATTCTCGATTATCCAGGCAAAGTGATTCATTTTTCACCAAAGGAATTGGCAGAACATTCTTTTGTCTCTATTTCAACGATATACCGCCTGATCAATAAACTTGATCTTGATGGCTTGAACGATCTTAAACTAGCTTTAGTCAATGATCTAAATGAGCACATGACAGATCAAATTATTGATATTGATTACCCCATTTCAGCAGAAGATAATCATTATGCCATGACTAAGAAACTAAAGACAGTCTATGAACAAACGCTCCAGTCAACGATTGATATCAATAATGTTGAAATGATCGCTTCTACTAATTTACTCCTTAAAAAGGCAAAGTTTATCGATATTTACGCTTCATCTGCAAACATTTATTTTGCCCAAAACTTTCAATTTCAAATGCTGGAAATCGGGAAAAGAATCAACGTTCCGATTGATGACTACACGCAAAATTTATCCGCTGCCAATAGCACGTCTGATCATCTTGCGATTGTTGTCTCTTACGAAGGACGCGGCTCCAGCATAAAAAAAATCATAGACATTTTGCAGAAAAATAATAGCCAGATTCTACTGATCACATCCCAAAACAGCACACTTCTAAAAGAAAAAGTCGATGGTATTTTACTATTTTCCTCAATGGAAAACCACTATAACAAGATTTCATCTTTCTCAACACGGATGTCCTTGATGTATCTCTTCGATCGTTTATATCTTAGTTTTTTTAATCAAGATTATGAAAAAAATCTAGCTTATAAACTAGAAAACTATCAAAAGATGAATCCAAATTTGATTTAGTTGAGTAAAAAAACAGCTCATCCAATAAAGTATGAGCTGTTTTTATCTGCATTACTTAAGGTTTTCCAAAAAAAGTTCAAGCAATTTCGAACCGCCTACAAGATTAAATAATAAGAATATGACTACAAATGATCCTAACAATACTAGTAAGGTTAGCCCAAAACGACTTAAGATATCTTCTCTTTTCCACAAATGATCCGTAAATGAGAAACTAACCATCAAAGCTACTAAACACAGCAAGCCCATCACGATCATATAAGAATCTCTTATCAAAAAAGAACAGACGAAAGCGCCTAGACTAATATAAACCGCTAAGCTTGTTGAACGAAACAACGCTGAAAATTTAACGATGAATGAGCCCTTTTTCTTTGATATTTTGGTACTTGCTACGAAATAGACCAAGCCAAAAAGTGTAAAGTAAATGCCGATCACGAACAAATTTTCAATAAATAATGATAGTACCGTTTCAGCCCCGTAACCATCCATCCTTAACATGCTCCGACTAATGGCTAGACTGTTCACAACGCTCAAAATTAAAAAGTTGATAACACCAAAAATGGAACTCGCTTGTTCTGTATTGGTATTGTTTCCTTTGATTTGGCTATTAAGCCAACTAAAATAATTTTTGCTTTCTTTCGTTAGCTGCTGGACCGTTTGATTGCTTTTCAGTTGCTCATTTATTGTGGATTGGATTTGTGCCCCTTTTTCTAAAACAGTCTCTACTGTTGTCGTTTCTGTTTGCTCTTGATTTTGCCTTTTACCACAAGCAGAGCAAAATTTTGCCCCAGTCTTCAGTTCTTTGCCACATTGAATACAATACTTCATTTTTACACCTCTACCAATTTATTAACCCTACATCATTTTTCATTTTTAATACTCGATAAACTGATTGATTCAAAGCTTCCTCTGTGTATGTTCCTGCTTCAATTCCCTGTAGAACATAAGGAATCTGTTCTTGAAAAGAGGAAGATAAAATCAAATCATTCCCCGCTTTTAATGCAGCTAGCCCTGCTTCTTCTTGAGAAATGAAATCGGCAAGACCCGCCATATCCATATCATCTGTCATAATAACTTTTTCAAAACCTAATTCA is a window encoding:
- a CDS encoding VOC family protein, which gives rise to MKIEHIGLWVKDLENMRTFYETYFNATASELYHNTKTSFHSYFLTFADGARLEIMQREDVIDRNLENEMLGFAHLAISLGTKDNVDNLTNILVMEGYTLLSPVRTTGDGYYESVIADPEGNRLELTV
- a CDS encoding Cof-type HAD-IIB family hydrolase, with product MDVKAIVLDIDGTLLNDEKKLTRQTRTALIDAQKNGIKVILASGRPTPGMLKYVEELEMDRYNGLLVSYNGAHVLDVSTQKELFSQPLSIESSKNILEHLKQYDVKPMIAKDDYMYVNNVFDGMLDLGSADGLFNIIEYESRGGNFQLCEKDDLAAFVDFPLHKILVAAQPEYLQEHWQKILAPFEQTVSGMFSAPMYFEFTDQGIDKANALEQTLKPLGIHEEHIISFGDGHNDLSLIKYAGMGIAMGNAVDELKKAADKITLSNNEDGIAKALADLL
- a CDS encoding MurR/RpiR family transcriptional regulator; its protein translation is MNLIVKLKKLERLTTSEQALVDYILDYPGKVIHFSPKELAEHSFVSISTIYRLINKLDLDGLNDLKLALVNDLNEHMTDQIIDIDYPISAEDNHYAMTKKLKTVYEQTLQSTIDINNVEMIASTNLLLKKAKFIDIYASSANIYFAQNFQFQMLEIGKRINVPIDDYTQNLSAANSTSDHLAIVVSYEGRGSSIKKIIDILQKNNSQILLITSQNSTLLKEKVDGILLFSSMENHYNKISSFSTRMSLMYLFDRLYLSFFNQDYEKNLAYKLENYQKMNPNLI
- a CDS encoding zinc ribbon domain-containing protein; the protein is MKYCIQCGKELKTGAKFCSACGKRQNQEQTETTTVETVLEKGAQIQSTINEQLKSNQTVQQLTKESKNYFSWLNSQIKGNNTNTEQASSIFGVINFLILSVVNSLAISRSMLRMDGYGAETVLSLFIENLFVIGIYFTLFGLVYFVASTKISKKKGSFIVKFSALFRSTSLAVYISLGAFVCSFLIRDSYMIVMGLLCLVALMVSFSFTDHLWKREDILSRFGLTLLVLLGSFVVIFLLFNLVGGSKLLELFLENLK